A region of the Massilia sp. erpn genome:
AGCAGTTCCACCTCCAGCTCCAGCTGGCGCGCCGCCTGGTATTCGCGCTCGATCAGCGGCTGGTGCGCGGCCAGGGCCGTCACCAGATAGCCATCCAGGCGCTGCCAGGCGCAGGCGATCTTTTCGCGCTGCACGATGGCTTCCACCAGGGCGATGGCGTGGCGGTAGCTGTCCGCCACTTGCTGCGCGGCGTGGCCGCCGAAACGGCGCTGGATTTCGCCATAGCGCTCGTCGGGCGGGAAGAAATGGGCCGCGGTGCGGCCGGTCTCGCCCGCGCCCACATCCTCGGCGTCGATGACGATGACCTGCCTGCCCTCTCTCAGCAGCAGATAGGCCGCCGTCAGCCCGGCAATGCCGGCGCCGATCACGCAGACGTCGGTCTGGGCCTGGCCCGCCAGCGGCGGGAACGGCGGCGCGGGTGCGGTGGCGGTCCACAGCGAGGTGCTCGATCCTATGCCTTGCATGACAGTCTCCCTTGCGAATGTAGGGATAGGCAGCCGCCTCCAGCACAAGCTACCATTCGTATGTTACGATAGGTAAGTTAATACGTTTTCTTCAACCCAAGGAGGTTTTTATGGCTGCACCAGTACTCATTATCGGCGGTTCCGGCATTGTTGGCGCACGCGCCGCACGCACCCTGCACCAGCTGCATCCCAGCCTGCCCATCGTGCTCGGCGCCCGCGATCTGGAGAAGGCCGGCGCCGTGGCGCGCGGGATCGATCCCGCCACGGTCAGCGCCGTGCGCATCGACCTGGAGCGCCCCGACCTGGGCCTGCCCGCCGGCGCCGCCTTCAGCGCCGTCGCCGTCTTCCTCAAGGACGATACCCTGAATTCACTGAAATACGCGCAAGCACATGGCCTGCCGTATATGAGCGTGTCCAGCGGCACCTTCGAGCTGGGACCGGAAGTGGCGCACTACATCCACCGCCCCCAGGCCAGCGCAGTCCTGCTGGGCAGCCAGTGGCTGGCCGGCGCGGCCACCCTGCCGATCCTGCATTTCGTGCGCGAATTCGCCAGCGTCGACGCCATCCGCATCGGCGTGCTGCTGGATGAACAGGATATGGGCGGCCCCGCCGCCTATGCCGACTACGAGCGCATCATCGGCAAATCGCCGCATACGCTGGTGCTGAGCGGCGGCAGGTACAGCTGGATCACCAGCAGCGACAACGGCAGCACCCTGGTCAGTGTGGATGGGGTGTCCCTGCCCGCCCAGCCTTACGCGCCGTTCGATGTGATCAGCCTCGGCGCGGCCACCGGCGCGCGCGACGTGCGGCTCGATATTGCACTGGGCGAATCGGCCAGCCGCCGCCGCGGCGCCGCCTTCTCCACTGAAATCATTGTCGAATTGAGCGGGCGCGATGCCAACGGCGCGGCACGCCAGGTCAGGCATGAGCTGGTGCACCCTGCCGGCCAGGCGGCGCTGACGGCGCTGGGCGTGGCGCTCGGCATCGAAAGGCTGCTGGGGCTGGATGGCCGTGCCGCGCCCGGCCCCGGCCTGTACTTCCCCGAGACCCTGATCGAGCCGCGCTACATGCTCGAACGTCTGCGCGAAAGCGGCGCCCGCCTGGAACGCCAGGAACTGGCGCCCGCCTGAGCGCCCAAGTGCTAAGGACCGCTTTTGGCCGGCGCATACCACTTGCAGCCAGGCCAAAACTGGTCCGCACAATTTAACAAATTTGTTATTTTCTTATGCGCGAATTACTGCATTGCAGCAGATTTTCTCATAGGGAGGCCAGAAAAACACTACTTTCAAAATTGCAAACCTAACATCGTTGGCTTTTTGAAACTGGTATTGGAGTGGATGCATTTAATGAAACCACTTGACTACCACTTTGAGCGACCGCATTCTCGTCCCTGCTTTTCCACGCGTAGGGGTTTACTCACAATCAGGAGACAATAATGCGACACGCTATCAGGGCGAACAGCCTGGTCATCGGCATCATCGGCAGCATGCTTGCTGCCTGCGGCGGCGGAGGCGGCGGCACGGACGCCGGCATCTCGGGAAAAACGCAAGCAGCATCCATGGCGGCAGCCGCCTGCGCCGCCTGGAGTTCCAGCCAGGTCTATACCGCGGGCGACTGCGTGACCTATGACGGCAAAACCTATAAAGCCAAGTGGTGGACCCAGAACAATGTTCCGGGCGCCGACCAGTGGGGTCCATGGCAGCTGCAGACCGACACGCCGACGCCGACGCCGACTCCTACCCCCACTCCAACACCAACTCCCACTCCAACGCCGACGCCAACCCCGACGCCAACGCCTACACCCACCCCGACGCCAACGCCAACACCGGTCGGCCGCGAAATCGGTTCCTACTTTGCGCAATGGGGCGTCTATGGCCGCGCCTACGAGGTGGCCGACATCCACACCACCAAGACCCCGGTCAACGGCGTGCAGACCAGCATCGCCGACCAGCTCACCTTCATCAACTACGCATTCGGCAACGTCTACGCCAAGAACGGCGGCTATGAATGCGATATGGTCACCAAGACCGAGACCGGCAACCAGTCGCCGCCACCGGCCGACGCCGGCACCGGCGGCGATGCCTGGGCCGACTACCAGCGCCAGCCGGCGCGCACCGTCAACGGCCAGACCGTGCCGTGGGATGCCAAGCTGTCCGGCAACTTCCTGCAGCTGAAACTGCTCAAGCAAGCCCACCCGAACCTGAAAGTCTTCATCTCGCTGGGTGGCTGGACCTGGTCGAAATACTTCTCGGCCGCGGCCAAGACCGACGCGCTGCGCAAGCAGCTGGCCAAATCCTGCGTCAAGCAATTCATCGCCGGCGACCTGCCGGTACAGGATGGACGCGGCGGCCCCGGCACCGGCAAAGGCGTGTTTGACGGCATCGACATCGACTGGGAATACCCGGGCGGCGGCGGCCAGCCATACAACACGGTGGACGCGGTGAACGACAAGCACAACTTCACGCTGCTGATGCAAGCCTTCCGTGAAGAACTCGATGCCCAGGGCACCAAGGACAACAAGCGCTATCTGCTGACCGCCGCCGTCGGCGCCGGCGTGGACAAGATCAACAACACCGAACCGGCCCTGTACCAGCAGTACATGGACTGGGTCAACTTGATGACCTACGACTTCCACGGCGCCTGGGAAAACACCACCAACTTCCACTCGCCGCTGTACCACGACCCGGCCGATCCCTCGACCGGCAATGTCGCCAAGTACAACACCCACGACGGCATCACCGCCCTGGTCGCCGCCGGCATGCCGAAGAACAAGATCCTGCTCGGCGTGCCGTTCTACGGACGCGGCTGGAAGAACGTGCCGGCCGGCGCCAGCGGCAACGGCCTGTACCAGACGTCTGGCGGCGGCGCCAACGGCGCCTGGGAAACCGGCATCGAGGACTACAAGGTTCTCATAGGCAAGGCCGGCACCCGCACCTACCACCCCGTCACCAAGCAGCTCTTCCTCTATACCACCACCGGAGAATGGTGGAGCTACGACGACGCCACCGTGATCGGCACCAAGATGCAGTACATGCGCGATCAAGGCCTGCGCGGCGCCTTCTCCTGGGAGCTGGACGGCGACGCCAGCGGCGCCCTGACCAGCGAAGTCTGGAAAGGCCGCTAAGCCACAGCCGAGCCCGCCGGATGGCCGTCCCGTCCACCCTGGGGTCAGACCCCAAATCGGACACGAACTCGGCCTTAGCTGACCTGCCTTAAAGATGAGACCGTGTCCGATTGGGGTCTGACCCCAAGGTGGACACGGGCTCGACTATTCGAGGAGACATCATGAAACGTCGTGCGACGGTGCATCAGCTGCGCAATATCGGGGATGACTGGCGGCGCTGGATTGGCGAGAATCTGATCCTGGGCACGCATCCGGAGGCGCTGGCCGGCATCCTGCAACAAAACGGCATCTCCAGCGTCGAGGCGCACCATGAGATCGAGGCGGCGCTGCGCAGCCCCTATCTGCAAGGTTCGCAGCGCCTGCGCAACCGGCTCGCCAAGCGCGACTGGGTGATCGGTATCCAGTCCCAGCTCAACCGCCTGGCGCCGGTGCATATTCCGCGCCGCGAGAAGCTGTCGCGCGAGGATTTCCTGCAGCAGCACTATGCGCTGAACCGTCCCGTCATCATCACCGGCATGCTGGACGATTGCGCGGCGCGCAGCAAGTGGACCCTGGATTTCTTCGCCAGCCAGTTCGGCGAGCGCAGCGTCGAGGTGCAGTTCGGCCGCAACGCCGACCAGGACTATGAAATGAACAGCATCGCCCAC
Encoded here:
- a CDS encoding NAD(P)-dependent oxidoreductase, coding for MAAPVLIIGGSGIVGARAARTLHQLHPSLPIVLGARDLEKAGAVARGIDPATVSAVRIDLERPDLGLPAGAAFSAVAVFLKDDTLNSLKYAQAHGLPYMSVSSGTFELGPEVAHYIHRPQASAVLLGSQWLAGAATLPILHFVREFASVDAIRIGVLLDEQDMGGPAAYADYERIIGKSPHTLVLSGGRYSWITSSDNGSTLVSVDGVSLPAQPYAPFDVISLGAATGARDVRLDIALGESASRRRGAAFSTEIIVELSGRDANGAARQVRHELVHPAGQAALTALGVALGIERLLGLDGRAAPGPGLYFPETLIEPRYMLERLRESGARLERQELAPA
- a CDS encoding glycosyl hydrolase family 18 protein, whose amino-acid sequence is MRHAIRANSLVIGIIGSMLAACGGGGGGTDAGISGKTQAASMAAAACAAWSSSQVYTAGDCVTYDGKTYKAKWWTQNNVPGADQWGPWQLQTDTPTPTPTPTPTPTPTPTPTPTPTPTPTPTPTPTPTPTPVGREIGSYFAQWGVYGRAYEVADIHTTKTPVNGVQTSIADQLTFINYAFGNVYAKNGGYECDMVTKTETGNQSPPPADAGTGGDAWADYQRQPARTVNGQTVPWDAKLSGNFLQLKLLKQAHPNLKVFISLGGWTWSKYFSAAAKTDALRKQLAKSCVKQFIAGDLPVQDGRGGPGTGKGVFDGIDIDWEYPGGGGQPYNTVDAVNDKHNFTLLMQAFREELDAQGTKDNKRYLLTAAVGAGVDKINNTEPALYQQYMDWVNLMTYDFHGAWENTTNFHSPLYHDPADPSTGNVAKYNTHDGITALVAAGMPKNKILLGVPFYGRGWKNVPAGASGNGLYQTSGGGANGAWETGIEDYKVLIGKAGTRTYHPVTKQLFLYTTTGEWWSYDDATVIGTKMQYMRDQGLRGAFSWELDGDASGALTSEVWKGR